Sequence from the Aspergillus nidulans FGSC A4 chromosome III genome:
ATCAACGTGAAAGTCGCAGAATTCGGTCTTCCGACCGTCAACCCATACTTGGCAGATTTTACCGTCCTTTCTGACAGCTTTACAATAGCCAATGTCCCGCGCGGACCCGACCTCAAGGATTGTGTCatctgaggaagagatgctTAAACTGAACCGATTTGTGTCAAGCTTTCCCTTTGGTGGGGGGAGTATTGTAGGATTCAAAATGGCGATTAGGGTCCCTTCGGAGAGTCTGTAATACCGTGGAAAGGCCGTATCAAATAGAAACAAGTCAATAGTCCACTTCAAGTCAGTGAGAGTAATTGCCATATACTGATTTCTGTTGTTCAAACCGTCGTCGAATGGATCGGCCGCTTGTGCAGTGACAGATTTCGCCTCTTTTACTTGTTTAGTATCCGATTTGGAGGCTACTATACCGAAGACAACGTAGTCTGTGTCAATGTCTTCTGGAAGCTCAAAGGGCGGACCCTTGATTATCcgaagaagatctggaatgCGGAGGACCTTCTTATCTTTAAGGGTCCGGTCCATAAAGGAATGAGGTAGGATACGGTTTGAAAGATGAAGTTGAGAGAAAGGTTCGTATTTTGACGCATCCGGTGGCTTTTCCAGCACCCTCTCGGCTTCGTTAGAAGCTTCATCGGTAAAACTGTTTGttcgagagcttcctggctgaggaggaaatgATTGCGCTTCCGGCTTTTGACTACGCCGCTGCAGAAATGATTTGGTCTCGGTTTCCTCCGTCCTCCGTAGACTGGGAGTTGTCTGGCTTCTCTTCAGAGAGGGTTTGATATTGTTAATCGACCTCATGATATCGTCGCGGCTGAAGCTGTCAGTACGTCCGCTTCTTGTCGTTGGCTTGGAAGGGGAATTCGGTCTTCTTTCCGCCGCAGCTGCCTTGAGCGCTTCCATCTCGGCTTTGTCGTACTCAAAGGCAGAACTGCGCTTTGCTCGTATTTGCTCAACTTTGACATCTCGTTCCCTCCGAGctttctcagcagctcgGCCCTCGGCCATCCGCTCACTGAAACTCTTAGGACGCCGGTCCTCGAACGAATGAGACTGGGGCGCCAACGTGTCTCGTAAATGAGATATTGGACCATCACGACTGCCGAGTCGGCTAGTGGGCCGTGTTTCAACACCTCTTGAACTGGGCGGGCGTCTCAGAGATACGTCACTACCCTTGAGCCCCTTGTCAATACCCAGCCTATACCTTCCCGGAGATGTGGGCTCCAGCTGCGGTCTAGAGCGCCTTGTTGGTGACAGCGGTACCTGGATATCACCGGAGCCATCCTGATTCTTTGTCTCTTGCAGGAACTTGCTTTTTGGCGCCTGATTTTGAGTAAACGATGAGAAGCTGACTGAGGATGCCGGCCTAGACAGCGCGTCCGCACCCTGCTGTCGTTCTGCATGGGGTGTTCCTGCCTTTCCACGGTTTTTCTGTAGCTGTTTCAGCTTAAGCCGTGCCTGAATGGCAGCTAATTTCAACTGCAAtgtttcttcatcttcttccgtatcgtcaccttcatcttcgcccagCCCATCACTCAACAATTGCGTCGCTTTTGTCCGGGAATTCGGGGTCGTAGCTGAATTTTTCAACGGTGATGCCAGGAGGGTTCGATTGCGCCGCATCTCTTCATATCTTTGTCTTCCGCTAGGAGAGCTGAGAAGAGCTTCCCGCGGTGATTTTGGCGGCCACGAAGTCTCGACCACTGATGATGATCCCTTGTTAGTCAATTTTGTAAGTCCTGCTGTAGGCCGCGACTCACTGGTCCATCCAACGTTCAGTGTCTGCAAAAAAATATACTGGTCAGCCGACTGATTATGTTGCTACTCTTGTCCTCCTTCGAGTCGGTGCTCTAATGGCGTCGTCCCCATATCCAGGTCGCAGTCATGCGGGGAAAGGAAGGTGTAAAGAGTCGCGTCAACGAAGGTGCCACTGCTGGCCCGACAAGGCAACTACTCTAGATCCCTCACAGCTAGCCCAGGTGAAAATAGACGCACAGAGGCCTAGTCTCTCTCGATTGTCGTCGCATTCCAAAAAAAGTAGTTGGGCAGATGTAGCAATCAATAAAGTGGTTAATATTGCAAGGCGCCGGAGGCTTGGCGGTGATCTGCGGGCGACGCGCGCGTGTCACGGTTTGAAACGATGGAGCCATAGGACGCGTCTTCCTCGAACTCACAAAACCCTCTATCTCGAATCCAAATTTCGTAGCAGAGAACGCCGAACCCTATTTTAGTGTTTGTTGAATATAATACGTTTCAGTATGCGGACACGGTCTGCCCCTCCCCCGAAGCAATCGGCATCCGAGAAACAAGCCCAGCCTGAGCCGTCAAAAGCGACCATGAAGCCCAGCAAAGCCTTCATCCTCCCTACTTCTGCCAGCTCAGACGCCAGATTCGTTACCCTACCAAATCCGCGAACGGGAGATCTGACGCGCTACTTCTTCTGCCCTAAGCTCGGAGTGTACGAGTTTACGGTTGTCGCATCACAATCCCCACGGAGTATTCTATACACTAGCAAGAGTGTTAGCGGAAAGCCACAAGGATCAATATCAAAGACAGCAGAGCTTCTGGTTGCTACACCGATTGACATTCTATTCTTTGCAATTCCCCTGCTATGCTCGGTGTCGTCGTCTAACGAGGGGAAGAGGCTGTTCCAGCCATTGGACGATATCATCGACTCCCACGACGACTTGCCCGAGCATCTGCGATATATCTTGTACAATGACACCTTCAGAAGCACACTTCTCCGTCGGGTTGAGGCCGTATGCGACTCTGTTGAAGCGGGCGACGAGAGAGTGTTCCGAGTTAGCGAAACCAAACTCCTACAGGAATTACTCGCCAAAGCAGAGCGGATGGCTGTGCAAGGCCTGCCAAAAAGTTTAGAGGAACGGTTTGTCAAGCAGGCGCTTGCTGTACCTCTGGTATCTGTTACCAGGACTGATGTTGCCACCTCTTCCGCGCCGGCAAAAGAGGACCACAATGGAATTGAGTCTCAAGAAAGCAACGACACGCAATCTACATCGGCAACTACTTCAAACAGCTCAGTCTCGCGCACATCAACTCCAGCTGAGTCAGCCCCAACACCGGCCACTGAAGAACTCCCAGAGCAACAAGCCTGCCCGGACTCGATAGTTCGACTTCAAAGACTCTCAGTAGCTTTGGCTTTCCTGAAAACCTCTTACATTTCTGCGGCTGTGTGCGCGAAAATCGACGAGCTCCTCTCTGCACCAGCGTCACCCATTGACTTCAAACCGCTGCATGATTATCTCAAACACCTAGCTGATCTGCGCGCTGAAGCACTGGCTTCTCGATCTCTAGGGGATTTCAGTCGCAAACGCAACgtggaggatgacgatgtcgTTGAGTCGCGCGCTGAAAAGAAACGTCGcacggaagaggaagaaaaaaagaagaaagctagCGAGTCAAGGGGTGTCAGGGAACTGAAAAAGGTTAACACGAGTggaatgaagaagatgagtgACTTCTTTGGGAAGGCTGCTCCTAAGAAGAAGTCATAGCCTTCCTTGGGTAAGGATTTGGGATACGAGAAACTAGAAGTGCTTTGGACAGACACCGCGGCTGTTCGAATAGCACCCTCGTCGAATGAACCAAGGCGCGTCTTCGCTATCTTAAGAATAGACCCCAGGAGTCTAATCGAGCACAACAGCAGGTGCCGACCAAGGTGGCAATGACACGAGAGGTGACTGGTCATCGATGGTGCAAACTCGGCCATGCGCTGAGATAAAGCACCTAGTTCGGCAAAGACTGCCTCTATACGAACTTGTCATATACACAACTTGTGTACTCATTACCCCGGCCGCTAAATGAGTGCGGGACACCGAAGGCGGTACAGTTAGCATCAATAACGAGTCGGATGAGGATTGCGTTGATCATGAATTTATTGAAACTGGATAGCACGTCAAAGAAGATACCCTCAATATATCATTTTCCGCTCGCCGCGATATTCAAACATCAACCTGAGAAATTGCAGCTCCCGTAATCCTGTACACAAGTTAGCACTGCTGTCATTCTCGTTTAGAGTTCTTTGGATGCATACAAGAAAGACCCGTTAGACGGCTTAGAGATGACCATTgcctccttcagcttctcctcgctAATATCTGGGAAATACTTCAGATAGTACTCCTCCGTCAGCGCCTTTGTTACAGCCTCAACTTTTGACTGCGGCAGCATGTGAACAGTGCACCCTCCCCACCCGGCACCAGTCAGCCGACTGCCCCATGTTCCTGCCTTGCGTGCGATGTTGCAGATCTCGTCAACTTGGGGTGCGGAGCACTCGTAGACGTCGCGACACGAATCTTGAGACTCATTGAGCAGTTGACCAAGGTAGTGAATGCGCTTGTCATCCAAGGTTGATGCGTTCGCGAGGCAAGCCTTGAAGTCAAGGACGCGTCGGGCTTCCTTGAAGCAATGCAGGGCtcgctggcggaggaggaagcgcTCCGCTTGGacggggaaggaggagaggtaCGTGGTTTCAAGCTCGGGTACGGAGATGGACAGAAGCTGAGCGATCTCCTCGCGCGTGTAGCCCTGCTCCTGAGTGAGAATATCGAGAGTGGCCTGGATGACAGAGTCGATTTGGTACTCGAGCGGGTCCCCAAGACGGCCTTCTTTTCGCATAAGTTCGTTGTGGAAGGTGCGAAGGCTGTATCCAAGGGAACTGTTGTCCTTGGGAAGGGTGAGACCGTTCGCTTTGGCGAGAACGACCGAGGCGAGCGTACACTCTGCGACGCGGAGATTGTAGTGGCGCGGCGCCGTCTCAGCTTTGTTGGAGGTAACGAAGCTCTGGGCCATGAGGAAAGTGATTTCCTCCGCAGCCTTGGGAATGGCAACGTGCTGAACAGAGAAGTTGGGGAAAAACTGGGTGTAGAGGAGGTATCCGCggcgggagaagatggacgCTGCTTGATCCATGCTAGACAGGGTCAGCGTGTTGACAATAGATGAACGAGGCAACTTACCCTCCAGAATAGACACCGACAGCACGCTCCGAGACGACAGCTAGATCAAGCAAGTCCTGCTTTGAGACATCGTGGTTGTTTGCCTTCATGACGGCCAGCGCACTGGAGCACACAAAAGCTGCACTGCTGGAGATACCACCACCAGGAGGAACGTTCCCGTCGACTAGCACTTCCATACTGGCCGGAGCAAACGAACCATCTGCAGCACCCTTGCGCAAAACTTTAAGTGCACCAACTAACCCAGCCTTAAAGTAGTTCACCCATTCATGTTTCTTGGGGTCGATTTCGACGTCCGAGTCCTTGGGCACAGAGAACTCACGCGTCGGAAACTTGTCAGGCAGAACATTGGCAATCTTTACAGCCGATTCTGAGCTCTCTGTGGGAACGACCTTGACGGCGATAATCACGTCGACGCTCACTGCTGTAGGGAGGACATCGTACAGGTTGTAGTCGATGTGCTCTCCAATGATGTTCACGCGGCCGGGGCTGCGGGCAACGAAATCGGGGGAGTGGTTATATTGCTTGTGGAAGTGAGAAACTAGATTGTTGAACCGCTTGACATGTTCTGGTGAGGCAGTAGTAGCAGAGGCATTGTCAGTGGCATAAACCTCAGCGATGGATTCAGTTCGAGGGACAAGTTCCTGCGGGGTCGCCATGGTGGGGTAAACTGAGACTGACGGTGGAAAAAGCTAGGGCTGAGGTCTAGGGGAAGAGCAAGTGAATCCTAGAAATAATACagagaagaaataaagaaaagagaCTGCGATGAAAGTGAGAATAGTAGAAGAAAATGTGCCTGTGATCTCATAGAGGGGTTCAGGATAAATTCAGCGTGTTTAATTAAGCCATCCTGGCTATTGCGGGGACGGTGGTCTCCTCCTACGCCGCTACGGGATAGATTCCACAGCTACCGTCACATTCGGCCGCCCTCACCGGAGGTTATTCACGGTCCGAGTGGCTTGCTTCGGCTTAATTAATCCCGGGATGGAATATTTAATGTTTGACTAAGCTCAGATATAGACGATGGGAATAATTAACCGATACTAAGCATAACTGCCCTGGTTTTTATATGCCCTCTACCCTGGGGTCAGAAACCCACCTGACGAGATTTCACCAACTTTCCAGATTACTGCCTTGCCGACTCTACCTGGAGCACGAGTACCTACTGTCGAGTCAACAAATTATCCCAGGGCAACCTTTGCTGGAGCACTGGCAAGTCATGGCTCATACACTGTTTATATATGGCTAGTGTCAGGATCAGGCAAACACCAGCAATCAGGCCACGGATTGTACCAGAGTATGTCTGGGGTATCAAGCTCTCTAGACCTGCGCTAGACGACAAGGACGCCAAACATGTGAAAATAGCCTAGGCTGGCCGTCTAGTGTGCACGGTGCAGTTTGCTGGTGATTGAGTGCCTAGAAATTAAGGCGCACAACTGCGGCCGATGATCGGAGCGGTGGCAACGTGGGAACCAATCATCGGGCGTTCATTTTCTGACCAAAATTGAGCTAAACTCAATAAAGCTAGCGGGTCTGAACAGTCCCCGACTCGGCGAGTTTGGACGAGTGAGTCAAGTGTCCAGTCAGGTCATTATTCCTTCGCCGGCTCTAAGGGACTTTGCTACTCTCTCCCCGGGTTTGTGGTCGACTCAATTTTTCTTTGAGCTTCACATTTTTTACCTCTCACTTGGCCTGGTAGTCATCCTAGCAACGATGATGCCTTTAAGACCATCAAAAAGCGCCCTGCGCACTCTGCATTATCAGAGGTACATTGCCTCTGGACGAAGAGCCTTTGCTTCTGCGGTCTCGACGCCCCACCGCTTTTCGACTCAGAAGCGCGACCAGAGCACAGCAACGGCTACTGCTTCGTGAGTGCCTACAACTTGTCACGAAGTTTCCAAGTGTAATTGGCTTGTTAACATTGTTCAACACAGAACCTCCCGCCCTAGACCCAGCCCTGCCTTCAACCAAGAGCCAAGCCGCAATGAAGTATCACCTCTCCAGAATCGACAGCTTCCCGAGCTCGACGACTCGTATGGCATTCTCATTCTTTTCGTCCAAATGTTAGAAATGAGCTGATTTGTTCTCTTTTTAGATTCGTCGGACTCAGCGGTGGTGAGATATTCCACGAGATGATGCTGCGCCTGGGTGTGAAGCACGTTTGTGAGTCAATCAATACTCTGAACAGCCAAGACCACGTATTGACCATGGGTTAGTTGGCTACCCTGGAGGTGCCATTCTTCCCGTCTTCGACGCAATTTACAACTCTAAGCACTTCGACTTCATCCTGCCTCGACATGAACAGGGTGCGGGCCACATGGCAGAAGGTTATGCTCGTGCTTCTGGGAAGCCTGGTGTTGTCCTTGTCACTTCTGGTCCCGGTGCTACCAATGTCATTACTCCCATGCAGGACGCCTTCTCTGATGGTACCCCCATGGTTGTCTTCTGTGGTCAGGTTGTCACTACCTCCATCGGCACAGACTCCTTCCAGGAAGCCGACGTGGTTGGTATCTCTAGGGCATGCACCAAGTGGAACGTTATGGTCAAGTCCGTCGCCGAACTTCCCCGCCGTATCCAAGAAGCTTTCGAAATTGCTACTAGCGGTCGTCCTGGTCCTGTCCTCGTCGATCTTCCCAAGGATATCACCGCAGGTATCCTCCGTAAACCCATTCCTATGCAGAGCActcttccttctcgcccgaGCGCCGCGACTCTGGCGGCCAAGGAATTGAGTgagaagcagcttcacaGCACCATCAATCGCGTGGCCCGTCTCGTCAACGTCGCCAAGAAACCTGTACTCTACGTTGGTCAGGGTATCCTCGAAAACCCCGACGGCCCCAAACTCCTGAAGGAGCTGGCCGACAAGGCTTGCATTCCTGTTACTACAACTTTGCAAGGTCTTGGCGGCTTTGACGAGCTCGACCCCAAATCCCTGCACATGCTTGGTATGCATGGCTCTGCCTATGCAAACTTGGCTATGCAGGAAGCCGATTTGATCATCGCCCTTGGTGCTCGCTTTGATGATCGTGTGACTGGTAGCATCGCTAAATTTGCT
This genomic interval carries:
- a CDS encoding Mcm10/DnaG-type zinc finger protein (transcript_id=CADANIAT00005437), producing the protein MRRNRTLLASPLKNSATTPNSRTKATQLLSDGLGEDEGDDTEEDEETLQLKLAAIQARLKLKQLQKNRGKAGTPHAERQQGADALSRPASSVSFSSFTQNQAPKSKFLQETKNQDGSGDIQVPLSPTRRSRPQLEPTSPGRYRLGIDKGLKGSDVSLRRPPSSRGVETRPTSRLGSRDGPISHLRDTLAPQSHSFEDRRPKSFSERMAEGRAAEKARRERDVKVEQIRAKRSSAFEYDKAEMEALKAAAAERRPNSPSKPTTRSGRTDSFSRDDIMRSINNIKPSLKRSQTTPSLRRTEETETKSFLQRRSQKPEAQSFPPQPGSSRTNSFTDEASNEAERVLEKPPDASKYEPFSQLHLSNRILPHSFMDRTLKDKKVLRIPDLLRIIKGPPFELPEDIDTDYVVFGIVASKSDTKQVKEAKSVTAQAADPFDDGLNNRNQYMAITLTDLKWTIDLFLFDTAFPRYYRLSEGTLIAILNPTILPPPKGKLDTNRFSLSISSSDDTILEVGSARDIGYCKAVRKDGKICQVWVDGRKTEFCDFHVDLQLRRAQADRMGVNNGTGLFGPGGRSGYRTGFYGGQKRSTQKGSGEGLLRADGAHYDHGTQSLYYVAPSLKPNNTNKSLFHHLHPGQSAASLIDADVDDPFLAAGMMGRGAENKGERFRRRLVEKQKEKEITQMITSTRAGGVAGEYLRAQNNENTRITDSTRSGAQHGRTDSRDLKPQLSSLAGDKPLGMNFRRAEAVRLSPKKRAHDGDRPYGSGVKKTRFITSKGIKEAGRDSLGGVSNATPRTDDYDDDDELEIV
- a CDS encoding uncharacterized protein (transcript_id=CADANIAT00005438), whose translation is MRTRSAPPPKQSASEKQAQPEPSKATMKPSKAFILPTSASSDARFVTLPNPRTGDLTRYFFCPKLGVYEFTVVASQSPRSILYTSKSVSGKPQGSISKTAELLVATPIDILFFAIPLLCSVSSSNEGKRLFQPLDDIIDSHDDLPEHLRYILYNDTFRSTLLRRVEAVCDSVEAGDERVFRVSETKLLQELLAKAERMAVQGLPKSLEERFVKQALAVPLVSVTRTDVATSSAPAKEDHNGIESQESNDTQSTSATTSNSSVSRTSTPAESAPTPATEELPEQQACPDSIVRLQRLSVALAFLKTSYISAAVCAKIDELLSAPASPIDFKPLHDYLKHLADLRAEALASRSLGDFSRKRNVEDDDVVESRAEKKRRTEEEEKKKKASESRGVRELKKVNTSGMKKMSDFFGKAAPKKKS
- a CDS encoding galactokinase galE (transcript_id=CADANIAT00005439), whose translation is MATPQELVPRTESIAEVYATDNASATTASPEHVKRFNNLVSHFHKQYNHSPDFVARSPGRVNIIGEHIDYNLYDVLPTAVSVDVIIAVKVVPTESSESAVKIANVLPDKFPTREFSVPKDSDVEIDPKKHEWVNYFKAGLVGALKVLRKGAADGSFAPASMEVLVDGNVPPGGGISSSAAFVCSSALAVMKANNHDVSKQDLLDLAVVSERAVGVYSGGMDQAASIFSRRGYLLYTQFFPNFSVQHVAIPKAAEEITFLMAQSFVTSNKAETAPRHYNLRVAECTLASVVLAKANGLTLPKDNSSLGYSLRTFHNELMRKEGRLGDPLEYQIDSVIQATLDILTQEQGYTREEIAQLLSISVPELETTYLSSFPVQAERFLLRQRALHCFKEARRVLDFKACLANASTLDDKRIHYLGQLLNESQDSCRDVYECSAPQVDEICNIARKAGTWGSRLTGAGWGGCTVHMLPQSKVEAVTKALTEEYYLKYFPDISEEKLKEAMVISKPSNGSFLITGAAISQVDV
- a CDS encoding acetolactate synthase catalytic subunit (transcript_id=CADANIAT00005440) is translated as MMPLRPSKSALRTLHYQRYIASGRRAFASAVSTPHRFSTQKRDQSTATATASTSRPRPSPAFNQEPSRNEVSPLQNRQLPELDDSFVGLSGGEIFHEMMLRLGVKHVFGYPGGAILPVFDAIYNSKHFDFILPRHEQGAGHMAEGYARASGKPGVVLVTSGPGATNVITPMQDAFSDGTPMVVFCGQVVTTSIGTDSFQEADVVGISRACTKWNVMVKSVAELPRRIQEAFEIATSGRPGPVLVDLPKDITAGILRKPIPMQSTLPSRPSAATLAAKELSEKQLHSTINRVARLVNVAKKPVLYVGQGILENPDGPKLLKELADKACIPVTTTLQGLGGFDELDPKSLHMLGMHGSAYANLAMQEADLIIALGARFDDRVTGSIAKFAPQAKLAASENRGGIVHFEIMPKNINKVVQANEAVEGDCAENIRHLLPLVEPVSERPEWFAQINDWKTRFPLSLYEKQTPDGPIKPQALIEKLSDLTAHMKDRTIITTGVGQHQMWAAQHFRWRRPRSMITSGGLGTMGYGLPAAIGAKVARPDCLVIDIDGDASFNMTLTELTTAAQFNIGIKVLLLNNEEQGMVTQWQNLFYEDRYSHTHQKNPDFVRLAEAMGVAAERCTKPSEVESKLKWLIESDGPALLEVFTDRKVPVLPMVPGGSGLHEFLVFDEAKDRERRALMKKRNPNGV